The Acidobacteriota bacterium genome has a segment encoding these proteins:
- a CDS encoding ATP-binding protein, which produces MKKTLVFVLVPTLIILTLGTLNVLRKAEWRDVTDGVTWRAGENGLRAVRVDPESEAFLRAGIRKGDVLTAINKVPVRTKSDVLKALWQAAATDQSVSYEINKEGMQIYPTFYPQRKSPNPIYYYLVLVGVTTLVIGIVVYLSSRGLMSLPYVFFYLLVFSFASFMVFSPTGEMTPLDMVFYALDKVGFLAFPPLLLHYFTIFPLRKRLLKDRPGLAVAFYAPAAALLLARVRMHSPFPRLWSEGAVIRAQDALERLELLHFVVFGLITLLVLVHSTRRAPNILLKKQLRIIVYGLGCGLVPSTVFYMVPFVLGGRPSTGSELTVLLQAFIPLVFSYSISRYRLVDIEVFLKKAAVLTFSFFVIAFLYVFVSSRTRLFSENRLNALVLGALAIVLGATLFTPLRRMFQTLLDRAIYKRSYEYRKTLLSITRDLNRERDLGKLAQSLVEAIANALNVRRLALFLAEEGDGRSFKVLRTKGEGAELGGRIVIDDWLAGALRERDSVGFIAASESEPARASMEKLSAAGFFHVLPLRVEDKVVGFLAMGRKQDGSYFSREDWELLAAASAPAALALENADFYGRETVRAMEMQRLKDYSENIIESLTVGVSVIDEAGLVIGWNRVLEDQLGLRKESALGHRLQDVLGPAAYGTVFPDEGQPDFRLLSEITLETAAGLKVFDIARTPLLDNALRAYGTIIVFEDITDKVQLQQQLVTSEKLASIGLLSAGVAHEINTPLTGISSYIQMLQKKLTDTHYAQLLEKVEAQTDRVARIIKNLLAFARSPAESGFQRVDLKQSIEEILSLIDYKLKNMNIRLVLELAPVPPIYAQGERLQQVFINIILNALDAMPGGGELRIGLALENGDEVVRISDTGTGIKPEIRSRIFDPFFTTKGVGKGTGLGLSISYAIVKEHNGRIEVQSELGRGSTFTITLPAAGGGVPSPGPADKRASS; this is translated from the coding sequence ATGAAGAAAACGCTCGTCTTCGTCCTCGTCCCCACCCTGATCATCCTGACCCTGGGCACGCTGAACGTCCTGCGCAAGGCCGAGTGGCGCGACGTCACGGACGGCGTCACCTGGAGGGCCGGCGAGAACGGCCTGAGGGCCGTCCGCGTCGATCCCGAGAGCGAAGCCTTCCTGCGGGCCGGCATCCGCAAGGGCGACGTCCTGACGGCCATCAACAAGGTCCCGGTGAGGACCAAGAGCGACGTCCTCAAGGCCCTTTGGCAGGCCGCGGCCACGGACCAGAGCGTTTCCTACGAGATCAACAAAGAGGGGATGCAGATCTACCCGACCTTCTACCCGCAGCGGAAGTCCCCCAACCCCATCTATTATTATCTCGTCCTCGTCGGGGTCACGACGCTCGTCATCGGCATCGTCGTCTACTTGAGCTCCCGGGGCCTGATGTCCCTCCCCTACGTCTTTTTCTACCTGCTCGTGTTCAGCTTCGCCTCCTTCATGGTCTTTTCGCCGACCGGGGAGATGACCCCCCTGGACATGGTCTTTTACGCCCTCGACAAGGTCGGCTTCCTGGCTTTCCCGCCGCTCCTCCTGCACTACTTCACGATCTTCCCGCTGCGCAAGCGCCTGTTGAAGGACCGCCCCGGCCTGGCCGTGGCATTCTATGCCCCGGCCGCGGCGCTCCTGCTCGCCCGGGTCCGGATGCACTCCCCCTTCCCCCGGCTTTGGAGCGAAGGGGCGGTCATCCGCGCCCAGGACGCCCTCGAGCGCCTCGAGCTCCTCCATTTCGTCGTTTTCGGCCTGATCACGCTGCTCGTTCTCGTCCACAGCACCCGCCGGGCCCCGAACATCCTGCTCAAGAAGCAGCTCCGCATCATCGTCTACGGCCTGGGCTGCGGGCTCGTCCCGTCGACGGTCTTCTACATGGTCCCCTTCGTCCTCGGCGGACGGCCGTCCACGGGGAGCGAGCTGACCGTGCTGCTCCAGGCCTTCATACCCCTCGTCTTCTCGTACTCCATCTCGCGCTACCGGCTGGTCGACATCGAGGTCTTCCTCAAGAAGGCGGCCGTGCTGACCTTCTCCTTCTTCGTCATCGCCTTCCTCTATGTCTTCGTCAGCTCGCGGACGCGCCTGTTCTCCGAGAACCGGCTCAACGCCCTCGTCCTCGGCGCCCTGGCCATCGTCCTGGGCGCGACCCTGTTCACCCCGCTAAGGCGGATGTTCCAGACCCTCCTCGACCGGGCCATCTATAAAAGGAGCTACGAATACCGCAAGACGCTCCTGTCGATCACGCGCGATCTCAACCGGGAGCGGGACCTGGGCAAGCTGGCCCAATCGCTCGTCGAGGCCATCGCCAACGCCCTCAACGTCAGGCGCCTGGCCCTCTTCCTGGCCGAGGAAGGCGACGGGCGCTCGTTCAAGGTCCTCCGGACCAAGGGCGAGGGGGCCGAGCTCGGCGGCCGGATCGTCATCGACGACTGGCTGGCCGGGGCGCTCCGGGAGAGGGACTCGGTCGGCTTCATCGCCGCCTCCGAATCGGAGCCCGCCCGGGCGTCCATGGAGAAGCTCTCGGCCGCGGGCTTTTTCCACGTCCTGCCGCTCCGGGTCGAGGACAAGGTCGTCGGCTTCCTGGCCATGGGCCGGAAGCAGGACGGGTCCTATTTCTCGAGGGAGGACTGGGAGCTGCTGGCGGCCGCCTCCGCGCCGGCCGCCCTGGCCCTGGAGAACGCCGACTTCTACGGCCGCGAGACCGTCCGGGCCATGGAGATGCAGCGGCTCAAGGACTACAGCGAGAACATCATCGAGAGCCTGACCGTGGGCGTCTCGGTCATCGACGAGGCCGGCCTGGTCATCGGCTGGAACCGGGTCCTCGAGGACCAGCTCGGCCTGCGCAAGGAGTCCGCCCTCGGCCACCGGCTCCAGGACGTCCTCGGCCCGGCCGCGTACGGCACCGTCTTCCCGGACGAGGGCCAGCCCGACTTCCGCCTCCTCAGCGAGATCACCCTGGAAACGGCGGCCGGCCTGAAGGTCTTCGACATCGCCCGGACCCCCCTGCTCGACAACGCCCTGCGGGCCTACGGGACGATCATCGTCTTCGAGGACATCACCGACAAGGTCCAGCTCCAGCAGCAGCTGGTGACCTCGGAGAAGCTGGCCTCGATCGGCCTGCTCTCGGCCGGCGTCGCCCACGAGATCAACACGCCCCTGACCGGCATCTCCAGCTATATCCAGATGCTCCAGAAGAAGCTGACCGACACGCACTACGCCCAGCTCCTGGAGAAGGTCGAGGCCCAGACGGACCGGGTGGCCAGGATCATCAAGAACCTCCTGGCCTTCGCCCGCAGCCCGGCCGAGTCCGGCTTCCAGCGCGTCGACCTTAAGCAGAGCATCGAGGAGATCCTGTCCCTCATCGACTACAAGCTCAAGAACATGAACATCCGCCTGGTGCTCGAGTTGGCCCCCGTCCCGCCGATCTACGCCCAGGGCGAGCGCCTGCAGCAGGTCTTCATCAACATCATCCTCAACGCCCTCGACGCCATGCCCGGCGGGGGCGAGCTGCGGATCGGCCTGGCCCTAGAGAACGGGGACGAGGTCGTCCGCATCAGCGACACGGGCACGGGCATCAAGCCGGAGATCCGCTCCCGCATCTTCGACCCGTTCTTCACGACCAAGGGCGTGGGCAAGGGGACCGGGCTAGGACTGTCCATCAGCTACGCCATCGTCAAGGAGCACAACGGCCGCATCGAGGTCCAGAGCGAGCTCGGCCGCGGCTCCACGTTCACGATCACCCTGCCGGCCGCGGGCGGCGGCGTCCCGTCGCCCGGCCCGGCGGACAAGAGGGCCTCGTCATGA
- a CDS encoding sigma-54 dependent transcriptional regulator, whose translation MSSQGIIHIIDDEPVIRDVLTQLLTSEGYEVELSSSGEEALEKFPSQSFDVVLLDLLMPGLDGLEVLRRIKRLDPLAAVIIITAYGSVESAIEAMKIGALDYVQKPFKHDDLLLVLEKAVAHKRLQDENLRLKDELRQRFGFANIIGKSQAMQGVFDLVKAAAPTRSTILLQGESGTGKELVARAVHLNSNRADAPFITVNSGSLPPDLLESHLFGHVKGAFTGAVALKKGLFEAADKGTIFFDEISSISLETQAKLLRVMQEKEFMRLGGTQTIKVDVRILAATNTDIEELIAQKAFREDLFYRLNVIKIEIPPLRARKEDIPLLVKHFVEAFALENHKEVDGVSEDVLEILDAHNWPGNVRELENLIERAIVLSRSRIITRSALPPFLLKRDGVDDEALIAAEESLDLRDRTQAFQKKIILAALRKTRGVQNKAAQLLGVKPTTLNEMIKRLGIDATNFPS comes from the coding sequence ATGAGCAGCCAAGGCATCATCCACATCATCGACGACGAGCCGGTCATCCGCGACGTCCTGACCCAGCTCCTGACCTCAGAGGGCTACGAGGTCGAGCTCTCGAGCTCTGGCGAGGAGGCCTTGGAGAAGTTCCCCTCCCAGTCCTTCGACGTCGTCCTCCTCGACCTGCTCATGCCCGGCCTGGACGGCCTCGAGGTCCTGCGGCGGATCAAGCGCCTCGACCCCCTGGCTGCGGTCATCATCATCACCGCCTACGGCTCGGTCGAGTCGGCCATCGAGGCCATGAAGATCGGCGCCCTCGACTACGTCCAGAAGCCGTTCAAGCACGACGACCTCCTGCTCGTGCTGGAGAAGGCCGTCGCCCACAAGCGCCTCCAGGACGAGAACCTCCGGCTCAAGGATGAGCTCCGCCAGCGCTTCGGCTTCGCCAACATCATCGGCAAGAGCCAGGCCATGCAGGGGGTCTTCGACCTGGTCAAGGCGGCCGCCCCGACCCGGAGCACCATCCTCCTCCAGGGCGAGAGCGGCACCGGCAAGGAGCTGGTGGCCCGGGCCGTCCATCTGAACTCGAACCGGGCCGACGCTCCCTTCATCACGGTCAACAGCGGCTCGCTGCCGCCGGACCTGCTCGAGAGCCACCTGTTCGGCCATGTCAAGGGCGCGTTCACCGGCGCCGTCGCCCTGAAGAAAGGCCTGTTCGAGGCCGCCGACAAGGGGACCATCTTCTTCGACGAGATCTCCTCGATCAGTCTCGAGACCCAGGCCAAGCTCCTGCGCGTCATGCAGGAAAAGGAGTTCATGCGCCTGGGCGGGACCCAGACGATCAAGGTCGACGTCCGCATCCTCGCGGCCACCAACACCGACATCGAGGAGCTCATCGCCCAGAAGGCCTTCCGCGAGGACCTCTTTTACCGCCTCAACGTCATCAAGATCGAGATCCCGCCCCTGCGGGCCCGCAAGGAGGACATCCCCCTCCTGGTCAAGCACTTCGTCGAGGCCTTCGCCCTGGAGAATCACAAGGAGGTGGACGGCGTGAGCGAGGACGTCCTGGAGATCCTCGACGCCCACAACTGGCCCGGCAACGTCCGCGAGCTCGAGAACCTGATCGAGCGGGCCATCGTCCTGTCCCGGTCCAGGATCATCACCCGGTCCGCCCTGCCGCCGTTCCTGCTGAAGCGGGACGGCGTCGACGACGAGGCCCTCATCGCCGCAGAGGAGTCGCTTGACCTGCGCGACCGGACCCAGGCCTTCCAGAAGAAGATCATCCTGGCCGCGCTCCGGAAGACGAGGGGGGTCCAGAACAAGGCCGCCCAGCTTCTCGGGGTCAAGCCGACGACGCTCAACGAGATGATCAAGCGCCTGGGGATCGACGCGACGAACTTCCCGTCCTAG